The following DNA comes from Ictalurus punctatus breed USDA103 chromosome 19, Coco_2.0, whole genome shotgun sequence.
AGGGcacttgagcaagacccttaaccctctctgctccaggggctctgtatcatggctgaccctgcactctgaccccaacttcctaacaagctgagatatgtgaagaaaagtatttcactgtgctgtaatgtacaccaATCAGTCATAGCTTTAAAATTACTGACAGGTGAAGtcaataacattgattatcttgttataatggcacctgtcaaggggcaggatatattaggcagcaggtgaacagtcagttctcgaagttgatgtgttggaagcaggaaaaatgggcaagtgtaaggatctgagtgattttGACAAAggtcaaattgtgatggccagatgactgggttagagcatctccaggtcttgtggggtgttcccggtatgaaGTGgtcagtacctaccaaaagtggtccaaggcaGGACAAccgggtgcccaaggctcactgatgcatgtggggagtgaaggctagcccatctggtctgatcccacacaAGAGCTACCGTAGCACAAATTGCCGAAAATGTAAATGGTGGTTGTGacagaaaggagtcagaacacacagtgtatcacagcttgctgcgtatggggctaCGTACCGGTCAGAGTCCCCATggtgacccctgtccactgcagATAGCACCTACAATGAACATGTGAGCATAacaactggaccatggagcaatggaagaaggtggactggtctgatgaatcaggttttcttttacatcgaGTGGAAGGCCgggtgtgtgtgtcacttacctggAGATGGCACCTGGATGGACTGTGGGAAGAAAGCAGGTGAAGGCAGTGTGatactctgggcaatgttctcctgaaaaaccttgggtcctggcattcatgtggatattattttgacacgtaccacctaacTAAACATTGCTGTGAGAAAGCCAGTTGCTGTACTATGGTGTCGCCAGTAGAcattcctactactggttgccatagtaacatatgtggcgcaactagcattccacttttgacaacaaaccagtttccttgacagtaaaataaaacattctgtaggcagtgtgtgctctttgccattgcTGCCACCTATCTGCTGCAAAAGCACCAGCGGCACTTAGCTTAGTTCAGCTTACGGCCTTAGCacatttaaagtaaaataataataattaaatactcTGCCAACAATTCACCCTCATTTGGCAGGTGGTGGGTGCTAATTTCATACCCTGAATTCGACCCAACAAACCAATGAACCATCCTATATAACAATGTATGATGGGAACTATGTTACGTAAAAAGCGTTTGCTTTGCTAATGGCTCGTAGTCTGAATCTTTAACTTGGACCAAAGATGAGGTAAAATGCCTCAATGAAATTTGGTCTAACAAACATGTTTCTGAACAACTttcaaaaacacataaaaacacagaggTTTACAAGTTGGTTAGCGGGAGTCTCAAGGAGATGGGCTTTAATCACTCAATTGATAGATTATAATAACTACAGATAAAAAGAAAGGCACAATAAGCTTGTGGAGCTGGCAACTTGATGGACGACTGTTATGAGCAGAACCCCAGAACAAAAACGTGCAATCTGACTAATAACAGGACAGTTTACTCACATGTGACTTGTATAAACACAATTCGGTACAGTTTGAAATGTTGCCTTGTGAAAGCTAGCCGAGCCAAGGACAAAATACAACAATTTAAGCCCCCGTTTTGGAACAAAGTACAGATCTACAGGTCTAAAAATGCCCTTAAAGAacctgctgctaacatcttagTGCCAGATACCCCAGCACACGGCCTACTGCTAATAATCAGTTACGTAGCTTTGTATGTAAATTATTGTGATGGACCGAATGGTTtactgaagagagagaaatgactCAGTGAATGAGGATGTTTTGATTTAGTGTTACACAGTGACCTCCATTCATATATGTTCGAGACAGAATTTACAGAAGAAGAACTGCACCAGAGAGAAGAACAACAGGAGGAAGAGAGCAGCTGTAGATCTTTCACAATTACACTGAGACGAATAACTGAAGTTAGCAACAACACAAACAGCGACCATAATGTTAACTAGCAATGTTACACAATAATTTACCTTTGCGTTAGTGACCTTACTAGCCATCATACTAGTAGTTACATGGGTAAGTCAAGTAGGGTTAGCCTACTTGCTAACAGATATTAACAAGTTCTCCTGTTTCAGTTAATTTGCTTTTGTTCTGGCTATGGAGCTTCTCTGCTCTCTGTTTTTTACTAAATACAGACAGaatctttgttttctttatcaTCTTCTCCAGTGGAAGACCCAGAAACTCACTTTCAAATTTCTTTTATAATCCTCTGATTTGAAGTGCTGCTgcacatgtgtaaatatatataatattggttGATCACAGTAGGGATTCCCAATGGTTGAATTACGTATTGGTGTACTGCATTCTGGGTATTGTAGTGTTCGGgtgaaaaatggaaaatgacACCGAAACATGAAATCTgctaaaatatatacagtaagtgaTACAGTCCTGTACAACAGAACACTACTGTGGCAGTGGGGGCCTGGTTGAGCATCGGATGTGGACAGAGAGGAGGCGGGGAAACTGGCAGTTAACgcgtgatgattctcacctgtgccTTGTTACCTGTAGGctatttatgtttgtttctcTGTAATTTTGTATTAGAGCAATAAAGATAGTTTTATATACCATGTGTCTGTGTAATTCCACTTCATGTATAACAGAAATTTTGTagaaaaatgtgaagaaaaaaatcttcaaactACAAAGATAAAATTAAAGATTCTAGATGAGAGAGTGATATTGCTAaggtttatgtaaataaaaacacaagattTCCAAATATCCAACATAAAACCAGCATTACTGtggtaataataaatcataatttcaagaatctttttaattatttcaggaTACTAAGTCATAACTTCAAGACTTCAGTGTTTGTCCTCAAATGAAATCAGCTGACTTCCACATATTTAATACCTGCTCTTCagtcttattcatttatttatgcattttttattcTCTAATTTATCTATTTCCCAAAGTAGATATTTGTCAAAGTGTTTTCAGTTTCTCTCGttgtaacactgtaacagtaGAACAGTTATATTCAGCTTTACTTACATTGCTTTTCTGGAGGCTGCAATCACAGGTATCATCTTCAGAAGAACAGTTTCTGGTATTTTATCtgtactgaaatatttattcaggTCAAATTCTTCCAGCTCCTGTGCTGatgtcagtaacacaaacaccagagcagaccactgtgaagaagagagttcactttgttttccagatttcaggTAGTGTTGGATTTCCTCCACTAGAGAATTATCacccagttcattcagacagtggaacagattgaatGATTTCTCTGTAGGAAGATCTTCATTGATCTTCTTCTTAATGTACTGAACTGTTTCCTCTCTGCTCTGGGAGATACTTCCTGTCTGTGTTACTATGTCCTGTAAGAGTTTCTGATTGGACttcagtgagagacccagaagaaaGCGAAGGAAAAGATCCAGATGTCCAGTCTGACTTTGTAAAGTCTGATCTACAGCACCCTTGTGTAAATTTGAGATTGTCATTTTTTCCATCCACCATTTAGAGACCTGATGCTGTATAAGaacatttctcttttccatCATGAATGTCAGGTGCACATACAGAGCTGCGAGGTGCTCCTGAATGCTCAGATGAACAAAGCAGTAcactttactctggtgaagcccaaactcctctctgaagatctgcgtacacacacctgagtacactgctgcttctctcacatcaatacCACACTCTCTCatgtcttcctcatagaagatcaggtccCCTTTCTTCAACTGCTGAAAAGCCAGTTGTCCCAGTTTAAGAAGCAtttcttcatcactctcctgCTTCTTTGAGTACTTTTCTCCTATGATGTTTGTCTGAatgatgaggaagtgtgtgtacatttgagtcagagtcttggggatctctccactctctgcttcacccaacattctctctagaacagtggctgaaatccagcagaagactgggatgtggcacatgatgtagagacttcttaatgacttcaggtgtgtgatgatgttattggccaggctctgatcactgattctcttcctgaagtactcctccttctgtgggtcattgaaccctcgtacctccgTGACTCGATGGACACACTCAGAGGGGATTtgatcagctgctgctggtcgggaggtgatccagatgagagcagagggaagcagattccctttgatcaggtttatcagcagcacatgcaccgatgctgattcagttacatcacacactctcactgtgttCTGGAAATCTAGAGGAAAACGACACTCGTCCAATCcgtcaaaaatgaacagaaccttttccaaactggacatttctgtttcttttgtttcattaaaacagacatgaaggagctccatcagactcagtttctggtccttcatcagattcagctctctgaaaggaagtggaaatatgaggtggatgtcctgatttgctttcccttcagcccagtccagaatgaacttctgcacagagaccgTTTTTCCGATGCCAGCAACTCCCTTTgtcagcacagttctgatgggTTTGTCTTGTTCAGATAAGGGTTTAAAGATGTCATTGCATTTGAttggtgtttcctctgttgttgttctcctggatgctgcctcaatctgtctcacctcatgttctttattgacttctccactgtctccctctgtgatgtagagctctgtgtatATCTCATTCAGGAGTGTTTGGTTTCCCAGGTTTATTATCACTCCATTCAAACACTCAATCTTCTTCATCAGgtttaatttgaactttttctgGAATTCATTCACAGAAGCAGATTCTGGGTCGTGCCTGTGAGATGGTGAAGTAGGAAGATGAGGTGAAATATGGGGTCCAACTATTTTCTATAATCTAATCATTCTGTAGTTAATAACAGCAGAGAGGTTTATAATACCAGTGTGTCAGTGTCACAGTCATGTTGTTGGCTCTGATCTTACCCTGTATCTGTGATGATGTTCTTTTCTATTCTGTCTCCTGCTCTCTGTAGAACACTGTGAACAAAAACTGTAGCTGTTAAAGAAGATAACTTCCATCACTTAAATACTATTGTCTAAACCTTTACTTTAATTTTGctacaataattatttttaagtgcATTAACATTCAGAAAACACAGTGCTCATCTGGCCCTGTTTTAATTCTAGGTATTCTAGGTTATTTCCTGTAGGCTGTTAATGCTGTAACaaatcaatttaaatgaacaggtaATGTTTTCTAAACAGAGATAAATACAAACACGATTTTGTATAAAAACTTATTTTGGAAGATGTTTTTCAGAACCACAGACTCCATAGCCAGGACAATGATGATGTTGACgtgcacagtgtgtgtctgttattCTCTGTCCCATATCACTGATTTAGATTCTGATTCTCTGCTATTTTTTATGAAACtggtttgattttattcactattatTACTCTCACCACTGTGTAGACTCAGTGTATGTATGAAACGATGGGTATAAAAAAGAGTGACAAATCAGGTCACATATTAACTCAACAAAGGACGCAGCATTTTACTTTTCAATACAGGACAATCCTGTTTATAAGGTGTGGATTGCTGCCAACCCTAGATAGAGTGAATAGTTTACTCAAGTGAAAGATTTTACTTAATGCATGAAGTGCTTTTGAGAATGAAGTGAGTTTGAGTGTTTTTGAGTTGAGATCATTTCTGGTATTGGTTCACAGGGTACGCTGGCACATTTTGCTGCTGCTCCTgttactgttttgtttg
Coding sequences within:
- the LOC128635402 gene encoding NLR family CARD domain-containing protein 3-like; this translates as MKKIECLNGVIINLGNQTLLNEIYTELYITEGDSGEVNKEHEVRQIEAASRRTTTEETPIKCNDIFKPLSEQDKPIRTVLTKGVAGIGKTVSVQKFILDWAEGKANQDIHLIFPLPFRELNLMKDQKLSLMELLHVCFNETKETEMSSLEKVLFIFDGLDECRFPLDFQNTVRVCDVTESASVHVLLINLIKGNLLPSALIWITSRPAAADQIPSECVHRVTEVRGFNDPQKEEYFRKRISDQSLANNIITHLKSLRSLYIMCHIPVFCWISATVLERMLGEAESGEIPKTLTQMYTHFLIIQTNIIGEKYSKKQESDEEMLLKLGQLAFQQLKKGDLIFYEEDMRECGIDVREAAVYSGVCTQIFREEFGLHQSKVYCFVHLSIQEHLAALYVHLTFMMEKRNVLIQHQVSKWWMEKMTISNLHKGAVDQTLQSQTGHLDLFLRFLLGLSLKSNQKLLQDIVTQTGSISQSREETVQYIKKKINEDLPTEKSFNLFHCLNELGDNSLVEEIQHYLKSGKQSELSSSQWSALVFVLLTSAQELEEFDLNKYFSTDKIPETVLLKMIPVIAASRKAM